A window from Hymenobacter volaticus encodes these proteins:
- a CDS encoding nucleoside deaminase, with translation MDEFMQAAIDEARQGRKEGGIPIGSVLMRNGEIVSRGHNKRVQELDPIAHGEMDALRNAGRQRTYRDTVLYTTLMPCFMCAGTIVQFKIPKVIVGEARTFGESKEFLESHGVEVVILDLDECVDMMQEFIEAEPTLWNEDIMEL, from the coding sequence ATGGACGAATTCATGCAAGCCGCCATCGATGAGGCGCGGCAAGGACGCAAAGAAGGCGGTATTCCAATTGGCTCGGTGCTAATGCGTAACGGCGAAATCGTGAGCCGGGGGCACAACAAACGGGTGCAGGAACTCGACCCCATTGCCCACGGCGAAATGGACGCCCTCCGCAACGCCGGCCGGCAGCGCACCTACCGTGACACAGTGCTCTATACCACCCTCATGCCGTGCTTTATGTGCGCTGGCACCATCGTGCAGTTCAAAATTCCGAAAGTAATAGTCGGTGAGGCTCGCACCTTCGGCGAGTCCAAGGAGTTTTTGGAGAGCCACGGCGTCGAAGTCGTTATTCTTGACTTAGACGAATGCGTGGATATGATGCAGGAATTCATCGAAGCCGAGCCCACGCTCTGGAACGAGGATATTATGGAGTTGTAA
- a CDS encoding LacI family DNA-binding transcriptional regulator, with amino-acid sequence MATRRASITDLAKQLNLSPSTISRALSDHEDVSQATKDRVRQLATALNYQPNQLAAGLRKGRSKMLGVLVPHITGNFFPQVVHGIATEANLSGYNVMIFQSNEDEQQERKNIELLMNAQVEGILVSLANSTHNFEHFEMVQDNTLPLVFFDRIVEGIAGASVGAVVIDDYQGAYEVVTHLAAQGCTRIAHFTGPLHLNIYRNRHQGYLDALQAHGLPAEEELTVFCEMTLAGGTEGMRQLLARPQRPDAVFSSIDVAAVGAMQVLKKAGIRVPQDIALAGFSNEQFTAFTDPSITSVDQNCELMGRTAVQMLLDMVTDNPERPASPHNIVLKPKLLIRESSLRKPKAGAF; translated from the coding sequence ATGGCAACTCGTCGGGCATCTATTACGGATTTAGCCAAACAGCTAAACTTGTCTCCCTCCACTATCTCCCGCGCCCTCTCCGATCATGAAGACGTCAGCCAGGCAACCAAAGACCGGGTGCGGCAACTGGCCACTGCCCTCAACTACCAGCCCAACCAACTAGCAGCGGGCTTGCGCAAAGGGCGCAGCAAGATGCTTGGCGTGCTGGTGCCGCACATCACCGGCAACTTTTTTCCGCAAGTGGTGCACGGCATTGCTACCGAGGCCAATCTGTCGGGCTACAACGTGATGATCTTCCAATCAAACGAAGACGAGCAACAGGAAAGAAAGAACATCGAGCTGTTGATGAATGCCCAGGTAGAGGGAATTTTGGTGTCGTTGGCTAACAGTACCCATAACTTCGAGCACTTCGAAATGGTGCAAGACAACACCCTGCCCCTGGTTTTTTTCGACCGGATAGTGGAAGGCATTGCAGGAGCCAGCGTAGGCGCGGTAGTGATTGACGACTACCAGGGTGCTTACGAGGTGGTCACGCATCTGGCGGCCCAGGGATGCACCCGCATTGCGCACTTCACGGGCCCCCTGCACCTAAATATTTATCGCAACCGCCACCAAGGCTACCTCGATGCCTTGCAGGCGCACGGATTGCCTGCCGAGGAAGAGCTAACCGTTTTCTGCGAAATGACTTTGGCAGGCGGCACCGAGGGCATGCGGCAACTGCTGGCAAGGCCTCAGCGGCCGGATGCCGTGTTTTCGTCTATTGACGTGGCCGCGGTAGGGGCGATGCAGGTCCTCAAAAAAGCCGGCATCCGGGTGCCCCAGGATATTGCGCTGGCCGGTTTCAGCAACGAGCAGTTCACCGCCTTCACCGACCCTAGTATTACGAGCGTCGACCAGAACTGCGAACTGATGGGCCGAACGGCCGTGCAGATGCTGCTCGACATGGTGACCGACAATCCGGAGCGGCCTGCCTCCCCGCATAACATCGTGCTCAAGCCCAAGTTGTTGATTCGCGAATCGTCGTTGCGCAAACCAAAGGCAGGGGCTTTTTAA
- a CDS encoding mechanosensitive ion channel family protein, whose protein sequence is MLHDLHRVLSTYWQQFLFVLPKLLLALVLLAVAITIANRLSRVLGTRLRSRAHDPLLADFLTGISRWALWLLGLLLAMQVIGLSGVVTGMLSAAGLSAFVVGFAFKDIAENFLAGMILAFNRPFHLNDTVQIRDQTGHVEALNLRTTVIRTFDGKHVFLPNSIVLKEPLINFTRNGDLRQDFLISVNYGPEGTYEQVRDLILTFLNGLPDLHHDSPRAPYLVLEKSTDTTADVRLYFWSSSEEYRRGALETKSEVMQKVKNLLLDKGYAPPTLAQ, encoded by the coding sequence ATGCTCCACGATTTGCACCGCGTACTGTCCACGTACTGGCAACAGTTTCTGTTTGTACTTCCTAAGCTGTTGCTGGCCCTGGTTCTGCTTGCTGTTGCCATCACTATTGCCAACCGCCTCAGCCGCGTGCTGGGCACTCGCCTGCGCAGCCGCGCCCACGACCCGCTCCTGGCCGATTTTCTCACGGGCATCAGCCGCTGGGCGCTGTGGCTGCTCGGGCTACTGCTCGCCATGCAAGTTATTGGGCTTTCGGGGGTAGTGACCGGCATGTTGAGCGCAGCCGGGCTATCGGCTTTTGTGGTGGGCTTCGCTTTCAAAGACATTGCGGAAAACTTTCTGGCTGGTATGATCCTAGCCTTCAATCGTCCTTTCCACCTCAACGACACGGTGCAGATCCGGGACCAAACGGGCCATGTGGAAGCGCTTAATCTGCGCACCACTGTTATTCGCACCTTCGATGGCAAGCACGTCTTCCTGCCCAACTCCATCGTGCTCAAGGAACCGCTTATCAACTTCACCCGCAACGGTGACTTGCGACAAGACTTCCTTATCTCGGTTAATTACGGCCCTGAGGGCACCTATGAGCAGGTGCGGGACCTGATCCTAACGTTTCTGAACGGTCTTCCCGATTTGCACCACGACAGCCCGCGGGCGCCCTACCTGGTGCTCGAAAAATCGACGGATACTACGGCGGATGTGCGCCTGTACTTCTGGTCTTCTTCCGAGGAATACCGTCGAGGTGCTCTCGAAACCAAGAGCGAGGTAATGCAAAAAGTGAAGAACTTATTGCTCGACAAAGGCTATGCCCCGCCTACCCTTGCGCAATAA
- a CDS encoding CBS domain-containing protein, giving the protein MTDPPATVNPDDSLLDTLRCMEQLGVPALPVVDHGHYVGFLLKSTILAGYRKQLLKETE; this is encoded by the coding sequence ATGACCGACCCGCCCGCCACCGTCAATCCCGACGACTCGCTGCTCGATACTTTGCGCTGCATGGAGCAACTCGGCGTCCCGGCCCTGCCCGTCGTCGACCACGGGCATTACGTGGGCTTCCTGCTGAAGTCCACCATCTTGGCCGGCTACCGCAAACAGCTTCTTAAGGAAACAGAGTAG
- a CDS encoding TIGR03862 family flavoprotein: protein MALSSFVAVIGGGPAGLLAAQRLAEAGHRVAVYEAQATVGRKFLVAGHGGFNLTNAEDTSAFESRYGHKQPEFSGFLRHFSPTDLRQWASSLGIDTFVGTSGRIFPLKVHKPADVLRAWVSRLHDLGVAVHTRHRWLGFAGTNGLHLRDDTTGRDFDLFPDATVLALGGASWSKTGSDGRWVAAFEQIGVQSVPFAPSNCGVEVAWSPFFQTKVGRAPLKNIALHCGTQRVRGELLLTEYGLEGTPVYALSACLRAALASSTSALLHLDLKPDLSDGQLVAKLQKLPSSRSLPDFLRQTLRLGPPVYTLLREVAPNELVATPEAFARLLRNVPLPVRALRPLDEAISSAGGVAWTELTEELMLHRRPGTFLAGEMLDWEAPTGGYLLQGCFSTGAWAAHGVIRWLS from the coding sequence ATGGCGTTGTCTTCTTTTGTTGCGGTTATTGGGGGCGGTCCGGCCGGTTTGCTGGCGGCGCAGCGCCTGGCCGAGGCCGGCCATCGGGTGGCGGTGTACGAGGCGCAAGCTACCGTAGGACGCAAGTTTCTGGTGGCAGGTCACGGCGGCTTCAACCTCACCAATGCCGAAGACACTTCCGCTTTCGAAAGTCGCTACGGCCACAAGCAGCCCGAATTCAGTGGTTTCCTCCGGCACTTCTCCCCCACCGATTTGCGCCAGTGGGCCAGTAGCCTGGGCATCGACACGTTTGTGGGAACCAGCGGCCGCATATTCCCCCTTAAAGTTCACAAGCCAGCCGACGTGCTCCGAGCTTGGGTAAGTCGCCTGCACGACCTTGGCGTGGCCGTGCATACTCGACACCGGTGGTTAGGCTTTGCAGGCACCAATGGCTTGCACCTGCGCGACGACACGACCGGCCGTGACTTCGACTTGTTTCCTGATGCCACCGTGCTGGCCCTAGGTGGCGCGAGTTGGAGTAAAACTGGTTCAGACGGCCGCTGGGTGGCGGCGTTCGAGCAGATTGGGGTGCAAAGTGTGCCATTTGCGCCGAGCAATTGCGGAGTGGAGGTAGCTTGGTCGCCCTTTTTCCAAACGAAAGTGGGGCGCGCACCGCTCAAGAATATTGCCTTGCACTGCGGCACCCAACGAGTTCGGGGAGAACTACTCCTTACCGAATATGGCCTGGAAGGCACGCCGGTGTACGCCCTTTCGGCGTGTCTGCGCGCTGCCCTTGCAAGCAGTACATCAGCACTGCTTCACCTCGACCTAAAGCCCGACCTCAGCGACGGGCAGCTGGTAGCTAAGCTGCAAAAGCTGCCGTCTAGCCGCTCACTGCCCGACTTTCTACGCCAGACACTACGCCTTGGGCCGCCCGTTTATACCTTGCTGCGTGAGGTAGCACCCAATGAACTTGTTGCTACGCCCGAGGCATTCGCTCGTTTGCTCCGCAATGTGCCGTTGCCCGTCCGAGCCCTGCGCCCCCTCGACGAGGCGATTAGCAGCGCGGGTGGCGTGGCCTGGACGGAGCTAACCGAGGAATTGATGCTACACCGCCGGCCAGGTACTTTTCTAGCAGGCGAAATGCTTGATTGGGAAGCTCCCACCGGCGGCTATCTGTTGCAGGGGTGCTTTAGCACCGGCGCCTGGGCAGCTCACGGCGTTATCCGGTGGCTAAGCTAA
- a CDS encoding OmpA family protein produces the protein MKTNVVEAVKFCFTSKVINHISLAVDESEKGVEKALEKAIPLVLESLMLRAERTGGPEMLLDLAREAYTANLFPHFPHLETTAWYAKGASLMQNLAGEGYEGLINRISIVSSIRPSAGQSLLLIAAAAVLSVLGKYAAENELSQAELMNWFRTQKAEIAMALFPDMNRRPTEFSDRPDTQLNASITSRPAAMARRPAPAEQGIWNPIGGGATYTPQPETHAPAPSPAPSFRWQWALVLLMAVCLGYYFGHDQLTTIPGTAAAFATAPPEGTPAVAASTKGVYDKDRDTYIYDTGQPIILTLANGTTQKVGANSTENRLYTFLSDPAFQVDSVNRTKGWINFDRVYFEAGKATLTPESQLQLHNVAEVLKSFPKATVKLGGYTDSTGDAAKNLQISEQRAKTAALALVKEGIPFSRLQYKGYGSKYFVADNTTLEGRALNRRISVRVINK, from the coding sequence ATGAAAACTAATGTTGTAGAAGCAGTAAAATTTTGTTTTACCAGTAAAGTCATCAATCATATAAGCCTGGCGGTTGACGAAAGTGAGAAAGGGGTAGAAAAGGCGTTGGAAAAAGCTATTCCGCTGGTATTAGAAAGCCTCATGCTGCGGGCCGAGAGAACCGGTGGTCCGGAAATGTTGCTCGATCTGGCCCGTGAAGCGTACACTGCCAACCTATTTCCTCACTTTCCTCATCTGGAAACCACTGCTTGGTATGCCAAAGGTGCCAGCTTGATGCAGAACTTAGCGGGCGAAGGGTATGAAGGCTTAATCAACCGAATTTCTATTGTATCCAGCATCCGGCCATCGGCAGGCCAGTCGTTGTTGCTTATTGCAGCGGCGGCCGTGTTAAGCGTGCTCGGAAAGTACGCCGCTGAAAACGAACTGTCGCAAGCCGAGCTCATGAACTGGTTTAGAACGCAGAAGGCAGAAATTGCCATGGCGTTGTTTCCCGACATGAATCGGCGGCCAACAGAATTCAGCGACCGTCCTGACACGCAGCTTAACGCCTCCATAACTTCCCGGCCAGCAGCCATGGCTCGTCGGCCTGCTCCTGCTGAGCAAGGAATCTGGAATCCTATTGGGGGCGGAGCCACGTACACCCCTCAACCCGAGACGCACGCCCCGGCCCCAAGCCCTGCTCCTAGCTTTCGCTGGCAGTGGGCACTGGTGCTCTTAATGGCCGTGTGCTTGGGCTACTACTTCGGCCACGACCAGCTGACAACTATTCCTGGCACCGCAGCGGCTTTTGCTACCGCACCGCCGGAAGGAACCCCCGCTGTTGCTGCCTCCACAAAAGGAGTTTACGACAAAGACCGGGACACCTATATCTACGATACGGGTCAACCCATCATCTTGACTTTGGCCAATGGCACGACGCAAAAAGTAGGCGCCAATTCCACCGAAAACCGCTTGTACACCTTCCTGTCAGACCCGGCCTTCCAGGTTGATTCCGTAAACCGGACAAAGGGCTGGATCAATTTCGATCGGGTGTACTTCGAAGCGGGCAAGGCCACGCTCACGCCGGAGTCGCAGCTGCAATTGCACAACGTAGCGGAAGTGCTCAAATCCTTCCCGAAAGCGACGGTGAAACTAGGCGGCTATACCGACAGCACTGGCGACGCAGCGAAGAACCTGCAAATCAGCGAGCAGCGGGCTAAAACGGCCGCCTTGGCGTTGGTAAAAGAAGGAATACCCTTTAGCCGGTTGCAGTATAAAGGCTACGGCTCCAAGTATTTCGTCGCCGACAACACCACGCTGGAAGGCCGTGCTTTAAATCGGCGCATCAGCGTCCGGGTTATCAATAAGTAG
- a CDS encoding glycoside hydrolase family 9 protein — MGAQRHNEFSNQDVRTADFSGFATAGTYVLSVPALGYSYSFQIQPQVHAPLAAAALKSYYYQRASTALPATYAGVWNRPMGHPDDQVLVHASAASKERPAGTIISSPRGWYDAGDYNKYIVNSGITLSTLLSLYEDFPAYGAQLKAQIPESSNAIPDILDESLWNLRWMLSMQDPHDGGVYHKLTNAKFDGMVMPTECRTPRYVVQKSTAAALDFAAVLAQSSRIFRQFDRQLPGLADSCLRASTRAWEWASAHPAVYYEQEALNKQFQPAIATGTYGDRDVQDEWSWAATELYATTKQDKYYQAIKLLPEGQLPLPSWGQVRALGYYTLARLGSTLPAKAGKDVAKAKKEIQTLADALAVGTDTRAYQTVMGKTARDFTWGSNSNAGNQGIALIQAYQISGNPKYLQYALTNLDYMLGRNALGISFVTGYGTKTPQHPHHRLSEGDKVQAPLPGFLVGGPNPGQQDKCQYPFITADMAYADDVCSYASNEIAINWNAPLVYLAGALEALQGKL; from the coding sequence TTGGGCGCACAGCGGCACAACGAGTTTTCAAATCAGGATGTGCGAACGGCCGACTTTTCCGGTTTTGCCACCGCGGGTACGTACGTGCTTTCTGTACCTGCGCTCGGCTATTCTTATTCTTTTCAGATTCAGCCGCAGGTACACGCGCCGTTGGCAGCGGCGGCCCTGAAGAGCTACTATTATCAGCGGGCTTCCACGGCACTGCCGGCCACCTACGCAGGCGTGTGGAACCGCCCCATGGGCCACCCCGACGACCAAGTACTGGTGCACGCCTCGGCGGCTAGTAAGGAGCGGCCTGCTGGTACTATTATTTCTTCACCCCGTGGGTGGTATGATGCTGGCGACTACAACAAGTACATTGTTAATTCTGGCATCACACTTAGCACGCTGCTTTCACTGTACGAAGACTTTCCAGCATACGGCGCGCAGCTAAAAGCACAGATTCCAGAAAGCAGCAACGCCATTCCCGATATTCTCGACGAGTCGTTGTGGAATCTGCGGTGGATGCTCTCGATGCAGGACCCCCACGACGGAGGGGTGTACCACAAGCTCACTAACGCCAAATTCGATGGCATGGTGATGCCCACCGAATGCCGAACGCCTCGCTACGTAGTGCAGAAAAGCACGGCGGCGGCCCTCGACTTTGCGGCCGTACTGGCACAATCCAGCCGCATCTTCCGCCAGTTCGACCGCCAACTGCCGGGCCTAGCCGATTCCTGTTTGCGGGCTTCCACGCGGGCTTGGGAGTGGGCCAGCGCGCATCCGGCGGTGTATTACGAGCAAGAAGCGCTAAACAAGCAGTTCCAGCCTGCCATTGCCACCGGCACCTACGGCGACCGTGATGTGCAGGATGAGTGGAGCTGGGCCGCCACCGAGCTATACGCCACCACCAAACAAGACAAGTATTACCAAGCCATCAAGCTACTCCCCGAGGGGCAGTTGCCGTTACCGAGTTGGGGCCAAGTGCGGGCGCTTGGCTACTATACCTTGGCGCGGCTGGGCTCCACGCTTCCAGCGAAAGCCGGGAAGGACGTAGCTAAAGCAAAAAAGGAAATCCAAACCTTGGCCGATGCCCTGGCGGTCGGCACGGATACCCGCGCTTATCAAACGGTGATGGGCAAAACTGCCCGTGACTTCACGTGGGGCAGCAATTCTAACGCGGGCAACCAAGGCATTGCCCTGATTCAGGCTTATCAAATCAGCGGCAATCCCAAGTATTTGCAGTACGCCCTCACTAACCTAGATTACATGCTAGGCCGCAACGCGTTAGGTATTTCATTCGTGACGGGCTACGGAACCAAGACCCCGCAGCATCCGCATCACCGCCTCTCTGAAGGCGACAAAGTGCAAGCGCCGCTGCCGGGCTTCTTGGTTGGCGGCCCCAACCCTGGCCAGCAGGACAAGTGCCAGTACCCGTTCATTACTGCGGATATGGCCTATGCAGACGATGTTTGCTCGTACGCTTCCAACGAAATTGCCATCAACTGGAACGCGCCCCTCGTGTATTTGGCGGGCGCTTTAGAAGCTTTGCAGGGGAAGCTATAA
- a CDS encoding LacI family DNA-binding transcriptional regulator, whose product MANSKRTSIADLARELGISPSTVSRALADHEGISEATKDRVRKLAQELHYRPNQLAAALRKGHSKTLGVIVPHIRGYFFPAVMNGIEKIASRAGFNVMMCQSNEELRREQQNVDTLLAAQVEGILVSLSATTHDEVQHFEQVRQQGTPLVFFDRMADLPGTSAVVLDDFQGAYRAVTHLIEQGCTRIAHLAGPQHLNTSRNRYLGYAEALRAHGLPLKEEWVYDLPALTHDAGRLAIEHLLAIDNSIDAFFAAYAIPTVGALELLQERGVRVPQDLAVACFSNEPFTNMTQPRLTVVDQRAEQMGETAVQLLLQLLKRGPSYSPPPLVLKPELIVRASSLHKV is encoded by the coding sequence ATGGCCAATTCAAAACGAACTTCCATTGCCGACTTAGCTCGGGAATTAGGTATATCTCCTTCCACCGTATCGCGGGCCCTCGCCGACCATGAGGGCATCAGCGAGGCAACCAAAGACCGGGTACGGAAACTTGCTCAGGAACTGCACTACCGCCCCAACCAATTAGCGGCGGCCCTACGCAAAGGCCACAGCAAAACATTGGGCGTGATTGTCCCCCACATTCGGGGCTACTTTTTCCCAGCCGTCATGAACGGCATCGAGAAAATTGCGAGTCGGGCCGGCTTCAACGTAATGATGTGCCAATCCAACGAGGAATTACGGCGCGAACAGCAGAACGTCGACACGTTATTGGCCGCTCAAGTGGAGGGCATTCTGGTTTCTCTCTCGGCTACCACTCACGATGAAGTGCAGCACTTCGAGCAAGTTCGGCAGCAAGGCACTCCGCTCGTGTTCTTTGACCGCATGGCGGACCTGCCAGGCACTTCCGCCGTCGTCCTCGACGATTTTCAGGGTGCCTACCGGGCCGTAACTCACTTAATTGAACAGGGGTGCACGCGCATTGCTCACTTGGCGGGGCCTCAGCACCTCAACACTAGCCGCAACCGCTACTTGGGCTACGCCGAAGCCCTGCGCGCTCATGGCCTTCCGCTTAAGGAAGAGTGGGTGTACGACCTACCGGCTCTCACGCACGACGCCGGTCGGCTGGCCATCGAGCATTTGCTGGCGATAGATAATTCCATCGATGCCTTTTTTGCGGCCTATGCCATTCCTACGGTTGGTGCACTCGAATTGCTTCAGGAGCGTGGCGTGCGCGTACCGCAAGACTTAGCAGTGGCGTGCTTTAGCAACGAGCCATTCACTAATATGACGCAGCCTCGCCTAACGGTGGTGGACCAGCGGGCGGAGCAGATGGGCGAAACGGCCGTTCAACTGCTGTTGCAGCTACTCAAGCGTGGCCCAAGCTATTCGCCGCCACCGCTGGTGCTCAAGCCTGAATTGATTGTTCGGGCATCGTCGCTGCACAAAGTGTAG
- a CDS encoding dienelactone hydrolase family protein, whose protein sequence is MRYADYMRTEATDEVFERTEAHVAAFMAEKRRWAATKIGDKQAQNMLDRRMWAVSNAPVAPGKFPVVVYAAGGGGAAHEAADFCEYLASHGYVVLASRSLGTRTYFINTDAEGLESQARDIRFLLSYAYTLPQADLGHIAVAGWSWGGLANTLAASQDSRISALVSFDGTQYRELTKPVSRTRLTVPWLYVQRRSESVRELSANSMETSSILLNEAKYADLYHVVMNPMEHTDFSTVGLRMAQPEHFTEYSRAEVEAAYHWTCRYALEFLNTFLKGDAAGRNFLARTPVQNGVPAHMARLDHVPAQTDVVPTQAGLAAALAKEGFDHAPQIYRRLQQQDSAFTLQEGIINTWGYQLIRDAHDLPAALAIFRLGTELYPNSFNLFDSLGEADELNHDTAAAITHYRRSLELNPQNSNARQRLQALGAPAPSAPAN, encoded by the coding sequence GTGCGGTACGCCGACTACATGCGCACGGAAGCCACCGATGAGGTATTCGAGCGAACCGAGGCGCATGTAGCAGCCTTTATGGCAGAAAAGCGGCGATGGGCAGCAACCAAAATTGGAGACAAACAAGCCCAGAACATGCTCGACCGGCGCATGTGGGCCGTGTCGAACGCCCCCGTCGCGCCCGGCAAGTTCCCGGTGGTTGTTTACGCGGCCGGTGGAGGCGGAGCCGCGCACGAAGCTGCTGACTTTTGCGAGTACCTGGCCAGCCACGGCTACGTGGTGCTGGCCAGCCGCAGCCTGGGCACCCGCACCTACTTTATTAACACCGATGCGGAAGGACTCGAATCGCAGGCGCGCGATATCCGCTTCTTGCTTTCTTATGCTTATACTTTGCCACAAGCCGACCTGGGCCATATCGCAGTGGCCGGTTGGAGCTGGGGCGGCCTGGCCAATACCTTGGCCGCCTCTCAAGACAGCCGCATTTCTGCCTTGGTCAGCTTCGACGGCACGCAGTACAGGGAGCTAACCAAGCCTGTTTCCCGCACTCGGCTCACTGTGCCCTGGTTGTACGTGCAGCGCCGCTCCGAATCGGTGCGGGAACTCAGCGCCAACAGCATGGAAACCTCATCCATTCTACTCAACGAGGCCAAGTACGCCGACCTGTACCACGTGGTCATGAACCCGATGGAGCACACCGATTTTTCCACCGTGGGCTTACGGATGGCCCAGCCCGAGCATTTCACCGAATACTCACGGGCTGAAGTGGAAGCGGCCTACCACTGGACCTGCCGCTACGCGCTCGAGTTCTTAAATACGTTTCTGAAGGGCGATGCGGCCGGCCGGAATTTTCTCGCCCGCACGCCCGTGCAGAACGGCGTGCCGGCCCACATGGCTCGGCTGGACCACGTGCCCGCACAGACCGACGTCGTGCCTACCCAGGCTGGCCTGGCAGCTGCGCTTGCCAAAGAAGGATTCGATCACGCCCCGCAAATTTACCGCCGCCTGCAGCAACAGGACTCCGCATTTACCCTTCAAGAAGGTATCATCAACACGTGGGGCTACCAGTTGATCCGCGACGCGCACGACCTACCTGCTGCCCTAGCCATCTTCCGCCTCGGCACAGAGCTTTATCCTAACAGCTTCAATCTCTTCGATAGCCTGGGCGAAGCCGATGAACTCAACCACGATACGGCCGCAGCCATCACGCACTACCGGCGCTCCTTGGAATTGAACCCTCAGAACAGCAACGCCCGCCAACGCCTGCAGGCACTGGGCGCCCCCGCGCCTAGTGCGCCGGCCAACTAA
- a CDS encoding diadenylate cyclase, with protein sequence MSEGAAQEAARLTRQCFRVVPRLMTPSVLRLVTNIDGAVLIEPHGDCYAIGAILDGLATEKGDSSRGSRYNSALRYVESSRYPCLAVVVSEDGLIDLLPPIRR encoded by the coding sequence GTGTCGGAAGGCGCGGCTCAGGAAGCGGCTCGACTCACCCGCCAGTGCTTTCGGGTGGTTCCTCGCCTGATGACGCCTTCTGTTTTGCGTCTGGTTACCAACATTGACGGTGCTGTGCTTATCGAGCCCCACGGCGACTGCTATGCCATCGGCGCCATCCTCGACGGCCTCGCCACCGAGAAAGGTGACTCCTCCCGCGGTTCGCGTTACAACTCGGCTCTGCGCTATGTGGAAAGCAGCCGTTACCCATGCTTAGCCGTGGTTGTGAGCGAAGACGGCCTCATCGATCTATTGCCACCGATAAGAAGGTAA
- a CDS encoding aldo/keto reductase: MQTRTLGHSGLTVSALGLGCMGMSDFYGQPDDTESIRTLHRATDLGITFFDTADMYGPFKNEELVGKAFRDRRDQVVIATKFGILRDPANPAVRGINGTPAYVRQACEASLKRLGTDHIDLYYQHRVDPNTPIEETVGAMAELVKEGKVRYLGLSEAAAGTLRRAAAVHPIAALQSEYSLWSRDPEDGVLQTCRELGIGFVPYSPLGRGFLTGQIQRFEDLAPDDYRRHTPRFQGENFQKNLDLVARIKELAAQKNCTPGQLALAWVLAQGNDVVPIPGTKRVSYLEENLGAIDVQLSADELQQLDEIAPKNIAAGQRYPEQMMGSVNG; the protein is encoded by the coding sequence ATGCAAACCCGCACGCTTGGCCATTCTGGCCTTACGGTTTCTGCCCTCGGCCTCGGCTGCATGGGCATGTCGGACTTCTACGGTCAGCCCGACGATACAGAAAGCATCCGCACCTTGCACCGGGCTACCGATTTAGGCATTACCTTCTTCGATACGGCTGATATGTATGGTCCCTTCAAAAACGAAGAACTGGTAGGCAAAGCCTTCCGCGACCGGCGCGACCAAGTGGTTATTGCCACCAAATTCGGCATTCTCCGCGACCCTGCTAACCCTGCGGTGCGCGGCATCAATGGGACGCCCGCCTACGTGCGGCAAGCCTGCGAAGCGAGCCTCAAGCGCCTCGGCACCGACCACATCGACTTGTATTACCAGCACCGCGTCGACCCCAACACGCCCATCGAGGAAACAGTGGGGGCCATGGCCGAGCTAGTGAAGGAAGGCAAGGTGCGGTATTTGGGTCTCTCCGAAGCTGCCGCGGGCACGTTGCGCCGTGCGGCCGCCGTTCATCCCATTGCCGCCTTGCAAAGCGAGTATTCGCTCTGGAGCCGTGACCCTGAAGATGGCGTGCTGCAAACCTGCCGCGAGCTAGGCATAGGCTTCGTGCCGTATTCGCCGCTAGGCCGCGGCTTTCTTACCGGCCAGATTCAGCGCTTCGAGGACCTGGCTCCCGACGACTACCGCCGCCACACGCCCCGCTTCCAGGGCGAAAACTTCCAAAAGAACCTCGACCTCGTAGCCCGCATCAAGGAGCTGGCTGCCCAAAAGAATTGCACACCCGGCCAACTTGCCTTGGCGTGGGTGCTAGCCCAAGGCAACGACGTTGTGCCCATTCCCGGCACGAAGCGGGTTTCTTACTTGGAAGAAAACCTGGGGGCCATCGACGTGCAGCTAAGCGCTGATGAACTCCAGCAGCTAGACGAAATAGCTCCAAAAAACATAGCCGCCGGCCAACGTTACCCCGAGCAGATGATGGGCAGCGTGAATGGGTAA